A single region of the Rhodococcus sp. W8901 genome encodes:
- a CDS encoding helix-turn-helix domain-containing protein, which yields MHDTLYHRFEFSFIVPLLTLSREATIAEEFGGRVDDRSGLQLLTVTTEGMRCATAGMSLVDQLAARGVRPLRTHPDLVTRQDVADRAGVTRQAVGQWVRGVRQKGTPFPVPFNTVSGGIWLWGDVYAWLRHHDYGRDTGLRYPTLDEHVRIDRHIVMNHRDD from the coding sequence GTGCACGACACCCTCTATCACCGCTTCGAATTCTCGTTCATCGTTCCGCTGCTGACACTTTCGCGGGAGGCGACGATCGCGGAGGAGTTCGGCGGCCGCGTCGACGACCGTTCGGGGCTGCAGCTGCTGACGGTGACGACCGAGGGCATGCGCTGCGCGACCGCCGGCATGAGCCTGGTGGACCAGTTGGCGGCGCGGGGGGTGCGTCCGCTGCGCACCCATCCGGATCTCGTGACCCGGCAGGACGTCGCCGACCGTGCCGGGGTCACCCGCCAGGCGGTGGGGCAGTGGGTGCGCGGCGTGCGGCAGAAGGGAACCCCGTTCCCGGTGCCGTTCAACACCGTCTCCGGCGGCATCTGGCTGTGGGGCGACGTGTACGCCTGGCTGCGGCACCACGACTACGGTCGCGACACCGGCCTGCGATACCCCACCCTCGACGAGCACGTGCGGATCGACCGGCACATCGTGATGAACCACCGCGACGACTGA
- a CDS encoding DUF3097 domain-containing protein, which translates to MNASNKYGDIYAGHPRTRKPSIPKVAAERDLVVEDASTGFCGAVVGFERTYDGDFVRLEDGARRTRLFAMREAAFLIDGRPVTLVRPAPQQQQNAAAQRSASGSTRVEGLRARTALPSRIWVEGVHDAALVERVWGHDLRVEGVVVEHLEGLDNLADRLVEFQPGPGRKVGVLVDHLVTGSKEERLTQGLGPHVMVTGHPYIDVWEAVRPKAVGIAAWPTVPRGQDWKTGVCDALGWGTPQDGWRRVYGAVSSFRDLEAPLIGAVERLVDFVTVD; encoded by the coding sequence GTGAACGCGAGCAACAAGTACGGCGACATCTACGCCGGCCACCCCCGGACCCGGAAGCCCTCGATCCCGAAGGTGGCGGCGGAACGGGACCTGGTGGTCGAGGACGCGTCGACCGGATTCTGCGGGGCCGTCGTCGGCTTCGAACGCACCTACGACGGCGACTTCGTCCGACTCGAGGACGGTGCCCGGCGCACCCGGCTGTTCGCGATGCGCGAGGCCGCGTTCCTCATCGACGGTCGGCCCGTCACCCTCGTCCGTCCCGCGCCGCAGCAGCAACAGAACGCGGCGGCGCAGCGTTCGGCGTCCGGTTCGACGCGGGTCGAGGGCCTGCGGGCCCGCACCGCGCTGCCCAGCCGGATCTGGGTGGAGGGCGTCCACGACGCCGCGCTCGTCGAGCGGGTCTGGGGGCACGACCTGCGCGTGGAGGGCGTCGTCGTCGAGCATCTGGAGGGGCTCGACAACCTCGCGGACCGGTTGGTCGAGTTCCAGCCGGGTCCGGGACGCAAGGTCGGTGTGCTCGTCGACCATCTGGTCACCGGTTCCAAGGAGGAGCGGCTGACGCAGGGGCTCGGCCCGCACGTGATGGTCACCGGCCACCCGTACATCGACGTGTGGGAGGCGGTGCGACCCAAGGCGGTCGGGATCGCCGCGTGGCCCACGGTGCCGCGCGGCCAGGACTGGAAGACCGGTGTGTGCGACGCGCTGGGCTGGGGCACACCGCAGGACGGGTGGCGCCGCGTCTACGGCGCGGTCAGCAGTTTCCGGGATCTCGAGGCCCCGCTGATCGGTGCCGTCGAGCGGCTTGTCGATTTCGTCACCGTCGATTGA
- a CDS encoding NfeD family protein, producing MAALIWLVAGVLLAAAEALAGEFFLLMLAGGALATAGFSAVTDFPVWVDAIVFGVVSVALVLGVRPVLLRRFEAPPLKLTNAAALAGKQALVLEEVGAHAGQVKLDGDVWTARPLDVTEVYPPGTTVTVMEIDGATAVVWRGP from the coding sequence GTGGCAGCTCTGATTTGGCTGGTGGCGGGGGTGTTGTTGGCGGCTGCGGAGGCGTTGGCGGGGGAGTTCTTCCTGCTGATGCTCGCCGGTGGCGCGTTGGCGACGGCCGGCTTCAGCGCGGTGACCGACTTCCCGGTGTGGGTCGACGCGATCGTGTTCGGTGTCGTCTCGGTCGCGCTGGTCTTGGGGGTGCGCCCGGTGTTGTTGCGGCGCTTCGAAGCTCCACCGCTCAAACTGACCAATGCGGCCGCGTTGGCCGGCAAGCAGGCGCTCGTCCTCGAGGAGGTCGGGGCGCACGCCGGGCAGGTCAAGCTCGACGGTGACGTGTGGACGGCGCGTCCACTCGACGTCACCGAGGTGTATCCGCCGGGCACGACTGTGACGGTGATGGAGATCGACGGCGCGACCGCCGTCGTGTGGAGGGGACCGTAG
- a CDS encoding SPFH domain-containing protein: MAALIVLAVLVVLVVVVVAKSVALVPQAEAAVIERLGRYVKTVSGQLTFLIPFVDRIRAKVDLRERVVSFAPQPVITQDNLTLSIDTVVYFQVTNPQAAVYEISNYIAAVEQLTITTLRNVVGGMTLEETLTSRDSINGQLRGVLDEATGRWGLRVARVELKSIDPPPSIQESMEKQMKADREKRAMILTAEGHRESSIKTAEGAKQSQILAAEGAKQASILGAEGERQSRILRAQGERAAKYLQAQGEAKSIEKVFAAIKSGKPTPEMLAYQYLQTLPQMAQGDANKVWLVPSDFGDALKGFAKTLGAPGDDGVFRYEPTRTEDEDLPRPEDDSEEVASWFETKTDPAVERAVRAAEAVARTPVESPLTQEHLLGGTDEPGELPPGKE; the protein is encoded by the coding sequence ATGGCAGCACTGATAGTTCTGGCGGTACTGGTCGTACTCGTCGTCGTAGTGGTCGCGAAGTCGGTGGCCCTCGTGCCGCAGGCCGAGGCGGCCGTGATCGAGCGGCTCGGCCGCTACGTCAAGACCGTGTCCGGTCAGCTCACGTTCCTGATCCCGTTCGTCGACCGGATCCGGGCCAAGGTCGATCTGCGTGAGCGCGTCGTGTCGTTCGCGCCGCAGCCGGTCATCACGCAGGACAACCTAACCCTGTCGATCGACACGGTCGTCTACTTCCAGGTGACCAACCCGCAGGCCGCGGTGTACGAGATCAGCAACTACATCGCCGCCGTCGAGCAGCTCACCATCACCACCCTCCGCAACGTGGTCGGTGGCATGACCCTCGAGGAGACGCTGACCTCGCGCGACTCGATCAACGGTCAGCTGCGCGGCGTCCTCGACGAGGCCACCGGACGTTGGGGTCTGCGCGTCGCGCGGGTCGAGCTCAAGAGCATCGATCCGCCGCCGTCGATCCAGGAGTCGATGGAAAAGCAGATGAAGGCCGACCGCGAGAAGCGCGCGATGATCCTCACTGCGGAGGGCCACCGCGAGTCGTCGATCAAGACCGCCGAGGGCGCGAAGCAGAGCCAGATCCTCGCCGCCGAGGGCGCGAAGCAGGCCTCGATCCTCGGGGCCGAGGGTGAGCGTCAGTCCCGGATCCTGCGGGCGCAGGGTGAGCGCGCCGCGAAGTACCTGCAGGCGCAGGGCGAGGCCAAGTCCATCGAGAAGGTGTTCGCCGCCATCAAATCGGGCAAGCCCACCCCCGAGATGCTCGCGTACCAGTACCTGCAGACGCTGCCGCAGATGGCGCAGGGCGACGCGAACAAGGTCTGGCTCGTCCCGAGCGACTTCGGTGACGCCCTCAAGGGATTCGCGAAGACTCTCGGCGCACCGGGCGACGACGGTGTCTTCCGCTACGAGCCCACCCGCACCGAGGACGAGGACCTGCCGCGGCCCGAGGACGACTCGGAAGAGGTGGCCAGCTGGTTCGAGACCAAGACCGACCCGGCCGTCGAGCGGGCGGTCCGTGCGGCGGAGGCCGTCGCGCGGACGCCCGTCGAGAGCCCGCTCACCCAGGAACACCTGCTCGGCGGCACCGACGAGCCCGGCGAATTGCCTCCCGGCAAGGAGTAG
- a CDS encoding alpha/beta fold hydrolase, producing MEMIDTGRIRLGVDRRGEGPPVVLIGGTGMPPVAWDVAGLTPALVDHGFDAIAYASRGVVPSEAPSASCTVEDLGDDLLALIATLDLDRPPALVGYSLGSFTAEHLLATQPELFAAAVLIAGPGPTTPLLHAVVNSESTLIDQLGALPADVMTMQTLLTALPPTALATASPMVEQWAAMSAYQSAQWTSSDGEVAQARASHAWLRDHGRMDRLPKIDVPVLAVAFEFDPLLGPTQARAAVEQMPLAELCVVPDAGHGGVMTHAHHVVPRVVEFLGTHLR from the coding sequence ATGGAGATGATCGATACCGGACGAATCCGGCTCGGGGTGGATCGCCGAGGAGAGGGCCCTCCCGTCGTCCTGATCGGCGGCACGGGGATGCCTCCCGTCGCCTGGGACGTTGCCGGGCTGACCCCAGCCCTCGTCGATCACGGCTTCGATGCCATCGCCTATGCATCTCGGGGCGTCGTACCGAGCGAGGCACCGTCCGCGAGTTGCACGGTCGAGGACCTCGGCGACGATCTGCTGGCCCTCATCGCCACCCTCGATCTCGACCGCCCACCCGCACTGGTCGGCTACTCGCTGGGCAGCTTCACCGCCGAACACCTGCTCGCCACACAGCCGGAGCTCTTCGCCGCCGCAGTCCTCATCGCCGGCCCCGGTCCGACCACGCCCCTCCTGCATGCCGTCGTCAACAGCGAATCGACCCTGATAGATCAACTGGGCGCTCTGCCTGCGGACGTGATGACCATGCAGACCCTCCTGACGGCACTGCCGCCCACAGCACTGGCCACAGCGTCGCCCATGGTCGAACAGTGGGCCGCCATGTCCGCCTATCAGAGTGCGCAGTGGACGTCGAGCGACGGCGAAGTCGCCCAGGCACGTGCGTCTCACGCCTGGCTCCGAGACCACGGCCGGATGGACCGGCTGCCGAAGATCGACGTTCCGGTTCTTGCCGTCGCCTTCGAGTTCGATCCACTGCTCGGTCCGACCCAGGCCCGAGCGGCAGTGGAACAGATGCCCCTTGCCGAACTGTGCGTCGTCCCCGACGCCGGCCACGGCGGCGTCATGACCCACGCGCACCATGTCGTGCCCCGAGTGGTCGAGTTCCTCGGCACCCACCTCCGATGA
- a CDS encoding TVP38/TMEM64 family protein, protein MIARLRDPRLLAALVGLAVLFVAAAMVPHPSIDQVRTWSESVGPMFVVAFFIVHVVVTMAPIPRTIFTVSAGVLFGAATGIAVALAATTVSAVLALLVVRAIGRDAVAAHLTHPAVKAVDARLARRGWLAVGSLRLIAAIPFSVVNYCCGVSSIRVLPYTVATVVGTVPGTVGVVLLADALTGKTDPAMLAVSGVCIAVGVLGLFVDARTPVPEAAVKD, encoded by the coding sequence GTGATTGCGCGACTGAGGGATCCCCGGCTCCTCGCTGCCCTCGTCGGCCTGGCGGTGCTGTTCGTCGCCGCCGCGATGGTGCCGCACCCCTCGATCGACCAGGTCCGGACGTGGTCCGAGTCGGTCGGGCCAATGTTCGTGGTCGCATTCTTCATCGTGCACGTCGTCGTGACGATGGCACCGATTCCCCGCACCATCTTCACAGTCAGCGCGGGCGTGCTTTTCGGTGCCGCGACGGGCATCGCGGTCGCACTCGCAGCCACGACCGTCAGCGCGGTGCTCGCGCTGCTGGTGGTGCGCGCGATCGGTCGTGATGCGGTCGCCGCCCATCTGACCCACCCGGCGGTGAAGGCGGTGGATGCGCGCCTGGCGCGACGCGGTTGGCTCGCGGTCGGGTCTCTCCGATTGATCGCCGCGATCCCGTTCTCGGTGGTCAACTACTGCTGCGGAGTGTCGTCGATCCGGGTACTCCCCTACACCGTCGCCACCGTCGTCGGGACCGTTCCGGGCACAGTCGGGGTGGTGCTGCTCGCGGACGCACTGACCGGCAAGACCGATCCAGCGATGCTGGCGGTGTCGGGAGTGTGCATCGCTGTCGGCGTCCTCGGCCTGTTCGTCGATGCGCGAACGCCGGTCCCCGAGGCGGCAGTCAAGGATTGA
- a CDS encoding PaaI family thioesterase, whose translation MSVANVLEEGVSVTPQRLFRMRPPQRLDGFNRLTMDIEGLDSWATSPTATLGILVDDILGFTLWDRRGERSGLVTADLSVDFVTPTGWHGPELHADGRVVAVTADGGTSSTEIRDSADTLIATGTAWGNFVDAGTDRSATVVRPLATAASVPAASVAPLVRIGGRIERDGEHPRLIVPPNQALANKLGVMHGGIQACAIDLIGNAAVSAPDTPMHTASLRINFFRPSPVDADLVFTAEVIRAGRAVAVARVTSTDADGRVCAVATVTCRRPSR comes from the coding sequence ATGAGCGTTGCGAACGTGCTGGAAGAAGGCGTGTCCGTCACTCCCCAGAGGTTGTTCCGGATGCGTCCGCCGCAGCGCCTGGACGGGTTCAACCGGCTCACGATGGACATCGAAGGGCTCGACTCCTGGGCCACCTCCCCCACCGCCACGCTGGGCATTCTCGTCGACGACATCCTCGGATTCACGCTGTGGGACCGGCGCGGCGAACGCAGCGGACTGGTGACCGCGGACCTGTCAGTGGATTTCGTCACACCCACCGGGTGGCACGGGCCCGAACTGCACGCCGACGGCCGGGTCGTGGCCGTGACGGCGGACGGTGGCACCAGCTCGACGGAGATCCGCGACAGCGCCGACACGTTGATCGCGACCGGCACCGCGTGGGGAAACTTCGTGGACGCGGGCACCGATCGCAGCGCGACGGTGGTCCGCCCCCTCGCAACGGCCGCCTCGGTGCCGGCCGCGTCGGTCGCGCCGCTCGTCCGGATCGGTGGCCGGATCGAGCGCGACGGTGAGCATCCGCGGCTGATCGTGCCGCCGAACCAGGCCCTGGCCAACAAGCTCGGCGTGATGCACGGCGGGATCCAGGCCTGCGCGATCGATCTGATCGGCAACGCCGCCGTCAGCGCACCGGATACGCCGATGCACACCGCATCGCTGCGGATCAACTTCTTCCGGCCTTCTCCCGTCGACGCCGACCTCGTCTTCACTGCGGAGGTCATCCGTGCCGGTCGCGCGGTCGCGGTCGCCCGGGTGACGAGCACCGACGCGGACGGACGCGTGTGCGCGGTCGCCACCGTGACGTGCCGCCGGCCGAGTCGATAG
- the mutA gene encoding methylmalonyl-CoA mutase small subunit, producing the protein MSPASEAEDAARAYSEWQQAVAGVLAKSRRVDAAELGPEPQKLLETTTYDGVTISPLYTGRDELPESPLPGQFPFVRGTDASRDVNAGWLVSAQFGQDTQNAAEVNRAILDGLENGVSAVRLSLGGQNLPVAALDLALTGVLLDLAPLTLDAGADTAAAAQQLFALLDQRATAGDGVTDRAQVRAGLGASPLTDAFAGAAGVELSDAVSLAETAAGRDESIRAITVDGTAFHNAGASDAEELGAAVAAGVEYLRALTNAGLTISAALGQLEFRLAATDDQFQTIAKFRAGRQVWARVAQVCGASEFGGAVQHAVTSAAMMAQRDPWVNMLRTTLAAFGAGVGGADSVTVLPFDVALPAGAAGVSKSFSARIARNTQLLLLEESHLGRVLDPGAGSWYVEDLTEEIAAKAWEFFQQIETVGGYSAAIGSGVIGDRIAATKAARDSDIAHRKTAVTGVNEFPNLAEAPLPAGAAEAGATVARYAAAFESLRDRSDAFLAANGARPQVFLAPLGPVSEHNGRSTFASNLLASGGIEAINPGPLDAGDGSIAPAVKESGARIAVLCGTDKRYAEQGAAAVAALREAGIEQVLLAGPEKIFADVEGAQRPDGFLTARIDAVTALSGLLDAIGGDNK; encoded by the coding sequence GTGTCACCAGCTTCAGAGGCCGAGGACGCCGCGCGCGCCTACTCGGAGTGGCAGCAGGCCGTGGCCGGCGTGCTCGCCAAGTCCCGTCGAGTGGACGCCGCCGAGCTGGGCCCGGAACCGCAGAAGCTTCTCGAGACGACCACCTACGACGGTGTGACGATCTCGCCGTTGTACACCGGACGTGACGAGCTTCCCGAGTCGCCGCTGCCCGGACAGTTCCCGTTCGTCCGTGGCACCGATGCCAGCCGCGACGTCAACGCCGGCTGGTTGGTCAGTGCCCAGTTCGGTCAGGACACGCAGAACGCCGCCGAGGTCAACCGCGCGATCCTCGACGGCCTCGAGAACGGCGTCAGCGCCGTGCGGCTGTCGCTCGGCGGCCAGAACCTTCCCGTCGCCGCGCTCGACCTCGCGCTCACCGGTGTGCTGCTGGATCTGGCGCCGCTCACGCTGGACGCCGGTGCCGACACCGCCGCCGCGGCACAGCAGCTCTTCGCCCTGCTCGACCAGCGCGCCACCGCCGGCGACGGTGTCACCGACCGCGCCCAGGTGCGGGCCGGTCTCGGTGCGTCACCGCTGACGGACGCGTTCGCCGGCGCCGCGGGCGTCGAGCTGTCGGATGCCGTCTCGCTCGCCGAGACCGCGGCCGGCCGCGACGAGTCGATCCGCGCGATCACCGTCGACGGCACCGCATTCCACAACGCCGGTGCGAGTGACGCCGAGGAGCTCGGTGCGGCCGTCGCGGCCGGCGTCGAGTACCTGCGGGCGCTCACCAACGCGGGTCTGACGATCTCGGCGGCCCTGGGCCAGCTCGAGTTCCGCCTGGCCGCCACCGACGACCAGTTCCAGACCATCGCGAAGTTCCGCGCCGGCCGCCAGGTGTGGGCCCGCGTCGCGCAGGTGTGCGGTGCCTCCGAGTTCGGTGGCGCGGTGCAGCACGCGGTCACCTCCGCCGCGATGATGGCGCAGCGCGATCCGTGGGTGAACATGCTCCGCACGACGCTCGCCGCGTTCGGTGCCGGTGTCGGCGGCGCCGACTCCGTGACCGTGCTGCCCTTCGACGTTGCACTGCCCGCGGGTGCCGCAGGCGTGTCGAAGTCGTTCTCGGCGCGCATCGCCCGCAACACCCAGCTGCTGCTGCTCGAGGAGTCGCACCTGGGGCGCGTGCTCGATCCCGGCGCCGGTTCTTGGTACGTCGAGGACCTCACCGAGGAGATCGCGGCCAAGGCGTGGGAGTTCTTCCAGCAGATCGAGACCGTCGGCGGCTACTCCGCGGCGATCGGCTCCGGCGTGATCGGTGACCGCATCGCCGCCACCAAGGCTGCCCGCGACTCCGACATCGCGCACCGCAAGACCGCCGTCACCGGTGTCAACGAGTTCCCGAACCTCGCTGAGGCCCCGCTGCCGGCGGGCGCTGCCGAGGCCGGTGCCACGGTGGCCCGCTACGCCGCGGCGTTCGAGTCGCTGCGCGATCGTTCCGATGCGTTCCTCGCGGCGAACGGCGCACGGCCTCAGGTGTTCCTGGCGCCGCTGGGGCCCGTCTCCGAGCACAACGGACGGTCCACGTTCGCATCCAACCTCCTGGCCTCCGGTGGTATCGAGGCGATCAACCCGGGTCCGCTGGACGCCGGAGACGGCAGCATCGCACCGGCGGTGAAGGAGTCCGGAGCCCGCATCGCGGTGCTGTGCGGCACCGACAAGCGCTACGCGGAGCAGGGCGCGGCGGCCGTGGCCGCACTGCGGGAGGCCGGCATCGAGCAGGTGCTGCTGGCCGGTCCCGAGAAGATCTTCGCTGACGTCGAGGGCGCTCAGCGTCCCGACGGATTCCTTACCGCTCGCATCGATGCAGTGACGGCGCTGTCCGGCCTGCTCGACGCAATCGGCGGCGACAACAAGTGA
- the scpA gene encoding methylmalonyl-CoA mutase, protein MTTNEVQHVIGSFADVALTDPQFPKPAAPTSEQTEALIENLATANNYTPEQVVWSTPEGIDVKPVYTKADRDAAEADGYPLGSYPGAAPFLRGPYPTMYVNQPWTIRQYAGFSTAAESNAFYRRNLASGQKGLSVAFDLATHRGYDSDHPRVQGDVGMAGVAIDSILDMRQLFDGIDLSQVSVSMTMNGAVLPILALYVVAAEEQGVAPEQLAGTIQNDILKEFMVRNTYIYPPKPSMRIISDIFAYTSAKMPKFNSISISGYHIQEAGATADLELAYTLADGIEYIRAGLDAGMDIDKFAPRLSFFWAIGMNFFMEVAKLRAGRLLWAELVEKFAPKNAKSLSLRTHSQTSGWSLTAQDVFNNVGRTCVEAMAATQGHTQSLHTNALDEAIALPTDFSARIARNTQLLIQQESNTVRPIDPWGGSHYVEWLTNELANRARAHIAEVEEAGGMAQAIGEGIPKLRIEEAAARTQARIDSGRQPLVGVNKYVPDEPDSIEVLKVDNTKVRAEQIAKLQQLRAERDEAATQAALAELTRAAASTEGGMENNLLALAIDAARAKATGGEISDALEKVYGRHQAEIRTISGVYRDEAGKVSNISNAIELVEKFAEDEGRRPRILVAKMGQDGHDRGQKVISTGFADLGFDVDVGPLFQTPEEVAQQAADADVHIVGVSSLAAGHLTLVPALREALAAVGRPDIMVVVGGVIPPGDFEELYQAGAAAIFPPGTVLADAAIGLLQKLSEQLGHDPIAAD, encoded by the coding sequence GTGACAACGAACGAGGTGCAGCACGTCATCGGCAGTTTCGCCGACGTCGCGCTGACGGACCCGCAGTTCCCGAAGCCGGCTGCACCCACCTCCGAGCAGACCGAGGCGCTCATCGAGAACCTCGCGACGGCGAACAACTACACCCCCGAGCAGGTGGTGTGGTCGACGCCCGAGGGCATCGACGTCAAGCCGGTCTACACCAAGGCCGACCGGGACGCCGCCGAGGCCGACGGCTACCCGCTGGGCAGCTACCCGGGTGCGGCCCCGTTCCTGCGCGGCCCCTACCCGACGATGTACGTCAACCAGCCGTGGACCATCCGCCAGTACGCCGGCTTCTCCACCGCCGCCGAGTCGAACGCGTTCTACCGCCGCAACCTCGCGTCCGGTCAGAAGGGCCTGTCGGTCGCTTTCGACCTCGCGACGCACCGCGGCTACGACTCCGATCACCCGCGCGTGCAGGGTGACGTCGGCATGGCCGGTGTGGCGATCGACTCGATCCTCGACATGCGTCAGCTGTTCGACGGCATCGACCTGTCGCAGGTGTCGGTGTCGATGACCATGAACGGCGCGGTGCTGCCGATCCTGGCGCTGTACGTCGTGGCGGCCGAGGAGCAGGGTGTCGCTCCCGAGCAGCTGGCCGGAACCATTCAGAACGACATTCTGAAGGAGTTCATGGTCCGCAACACCTACATCTACCCGCCGAAGCCGTCGATGCGGATCATCTCCGACATCTTCGCGTACACGTCGGCGAAGATGCCGAAGTTCAACTCGATCTCCATCTCGGGCTACCACATCCAGGAGGCCGGTGCGACCGCCGACCTGGAGCTGGCCTACACGCTCGCCGACGGCATCGAGTACATCCGCGCCGGTCTCGACGCGGGCATGGACATCGACAAGTTCGCGCCGCGCCTGTCGTTCTTCTGGGCGATCGGCATGAACTTCTTCATGGAGGTCGCCAAGCTCCGCGCCGGGCGTCTGCTGTGGGCCGAGCTGGTCGAGAAGTTCGCTCCGAAGAACGCCAAGTCGTTGTCGCTGCGTACCCACTCGCAGACCTCCGGCTGGTCGCTCACCGCGCAGGACGTGTTCAACAACGTCGGCCGCACGTGTGTCGAGGCGATGGCCGCGACGCAGGGCCACACCCAGTCGCTCCACACCAACGCGCTCGACGAGGCGATCGCGCTGCCGACCGACTTCTCGGCCCGCATCGCCCGCAACACGCAGCTGCTGATCCAGCAGGAGTCGAACACGGTCCGTCCGATCGACCCGTGGGGTGGCTCGCACTACGTCGAGTGGCTCACCAACGAACTCGCGAACCGGGCCCGCGCCCACATCGCCGAGGTCGAGGAGGCCGGCGGCATGGCGCAGGCCATCGGTGAGGGCATCCCGAAGCTCCGCATCGAGGAGGCCGCGGCCCGCACCCAGGCCCGCATCGACTCCGGCCGGCAGCCGCTGGTCGGCGTCAACAAGTACGTGCCGGACGAGCCGGACAGCATCGAGGTCCTCAAGGTCGACAACACCAAGGTGCGTGCCGAGCAGATCGCCAAGCTGCAGCAGCTGCGCGCCGAGCGTGACGAGGCCGCCACCCAGGCGGCTCTCGCGGAGCTCACCCGCGCCGCGGCGTCCACCGAGGGCGGCATGGAGAACAACCTGCTCGCTCTCGCCATCGACGCCGCCCGCGCCAAGGCGACCGGCGGCGAGATCTCCGACGCGCTCGAGAAGGTGTACGGGCGCCACCAGGCCGAGATCCGGACCATCAGCGGTGTGTACCGGGACGAGGCCGGAAAGGTGAGCAACATCTCGAACGCAATCGAACTGGTCGAGAAGTTCGCCGAGGACGAGGGACGTCGTCCCCGCATCCTCGTCGCGAAGATGGGCCAGGACGGCCACGACCGCGGCCAGAAGGTCATCTCCACGGGCTTCGCCGACCTCGGCTTCGACGTCGACGTGGGACCGCTGTTCCAGACCCCCGAGGAGGTCGCCCAGCAGGCGGCCGACGCCGACGTCCACATCGTCGGTGTGTCCTCCCTCGCCGCCGGTCACCTCACGCTGGTGCCGGCGCTGCGGGAGGCCCTCGCTGCGGTGGGTCGCCCCGACATCATGGTCGTCGTCGGC